The sequence GGGAGGGTGCCCAACGCGCCGCGACGCACCCCTAAGGGGTGGCCAGGGCTTGCGGGAGGCGCCCGCGGAACCCCCGGGTACCGGCCGAATACCCGCTTCCACCAGGCATCTGACGCCGTGCCCGGCCGCGCTCCCGCGCCGCCCCCTGGGCCGCTCCCACCCGCAGGCCGCGCCCGGGAGCCGGGCGCGCCCGCACGGCGGGACCGGTGCCGCCACCCGGCCGCGGGCCGGAGGACTAACGTCTCGTACGTGCCCTATTTCGACGCGGCGTCGGCCGCCCCTTTGCATCCGGTCGCCCGCGAGGCCCTGCTCGCCTCGCTCGACGAGGGCTGGGCCGATCCGGCCCGTCTCTACCGCGAGGGGCGGCGCGCCCGGCTGCTGCTGGACGCCGCGCGGGAGGCCGCGGCCGAGGCGGTGGGCTGCCGCCCCGACGAATTGGTTTTCACCCCTTCGGGGACGCAGGCGGTGCATACGGGAGTCTCCGGCGCGCTGGCGGCCCGTCGGCGGGCCGGCAGCCGGCTGCTGTACTCCGCCGTGGAGCACTCCTCCGTCCTGCACGCCGCCGAGGCCCACGAGGCGGCCGGCGGCAGCCGCGCGGAGCTGGCCGTGGACCGTACGGGCCGGGTGGCGGCCGGCGAGGTGGCCGCCGCGCTCGGCCCGGACACCGCGCTGGTCTGTCTCCAGTCCGCCAACCACGAGGTGGGAACCGAACAGCCGGTCGAGGAGGTGGCCGCGCTCTGCCGGGAGGCGGCCGTCCCCCTCCTGGTGGACGCCGCGCAGTCGCTGCCGTGGGGTCCCGTGCCCGGCGCCTGGTCGCTGCTGACGGCGAGCGCCCACAAATGGGGCGGCCCGCCGGGCGTGGGGCTGCTCGCCGTCCGCAAGGGGACCCGGTTCGCGCCCCAGGGGCCGCGGGACGAGCGGGAGTCCGGCCGCAGCCCGGGGTTCGGGAACATCCCCGCCGTCGTGGCCGCCGCGGCGTCCCTGCGTGCGCTGCGCGCGGGGCCGGAGACCGGGGACGAAGCGGCGCGGCTGCGGCGGCTGGTGGACCGGATCCGGACCCGGGTGCCGCAGCTGGTCCCGGACGTGGAGGTGGTCGGCGATCCGGTGCGCCGCCTCCCTCACCTGGTCACCTTCTCCTGTCTCTATGTCGATGGAGAGGCCCTGCTGCACGAGCTCGACCGGGCGGGCTTCTCGGTGTCGTCCGGGTCGTCGTGCACGGCCAGCACCCTGACGCCGAGCCATGTGCTGCGGGCGATGGGTGTGCTGTCCGAGGGGAATGTGCGGGTCTCGCTGCCGTACGGCACGGACGAGGCGGACGTCGAGCGCTTCTTGGAGGTGCTGCCGCGGGTGGTGCACGCGGTGCGGGAGCGGCTGGGCGTCCCGGCGGCGGGGGCCGGGGGACGGCCGGGGCCGGAGAGACCGCCGATGCCGGGGAGACCGCGGGGGCCGCCGAACCCGGGGAATCCACCGAGGTCACCGAGGCCGCCGGGCCGGCTGAAGCCGCCGGGCTGGTCGTCGACGCGCTGGGCAAGCGCTGCCCGGTCCCGGTCATCGAGCTGGCGAAGGTGATCGGCGAGGTGCCGGCCGGCGGGACGGTGACCGTGCTCTCCGACGACGAGGCCGCCCGGCAGGACATCCCCGCCTGGTGCGCCATGCGCGACCAGGAGTACCTGGGCGAGCGGGCGGCCGAGCGCGGCGCCGCGTATGTCGTGCGGCGCCGCGCCTGAAGTCCTGTCCGGACCCGTCAGACCAGGTGCTGCTGGACCTCGGCCGCGGCCTCGTGGCCGTAGGCCTTGGTGAAGCGGTCCATGAAGTGGCTGCGGTGCAGCTCGTACTCCTGGGTGCCGACGGTCTCGATGACCAGCGTCGCCAGCATGCAGCCGATCTGCGCGGCGCGCTCCAGGCCGACGCCCCAGGCCAGACCGGACAGGAAGCCGGCGCGGAAGGCGTCGCCGACACCGGTCGGGTCGGCCTTGGCATTCTCCTCCGGGACACCGACCTCGATGGCCGGCTCGCCGACCCGCTCGATGCGGACGCCGTTGGCGCCGAGGGTGGTGACGCGGGTGCCGACCTTGGCCAGGATCTCCTCGTCGGTCCAGCCGGTCTTGGACTCGATCAGGCCCTTCTCGTACTCGTTGGAGAAGAGGTAGGCCGCGTCCGCCAGGAGGGTGCGGATGGCGTCGCCGTCCATCCGGGCGATCTGCTGGGAGAAGTCGGCGCCGAAGGGGATACCGCGGCTGCGGCACTCCTCGGTGTGCCGGATCATCGCCTCGGGGTCGTCCGCGCCGATCACGACGAGATCCAGGCCGCCGACCCGCTCGGCCACGTGCTGCAGCTCGATCAGCCGGGCCTCGCTCATCGCGCCGGTGTAGAAGGAGCCGATCTGGTTGTGATCGGCGTCGGTGGTGCACACGAAGCGCGCGGTGTGCAGCACCTCGGAGATGCGGACGGAGCGGGTGTCGACGCCATGGCGGTCGAGCCAGGCGCGGTACTCCTCGAAGTCGTTGCCGGCGGCACCGACCAGGATCGGCGCGGTGCCGAGCTGGCCCATACCGAAGCAGATGTTGGCGGCGACGCCGCCGCGGCGGACATCGAGCTGGTCGACCAGGAACGAGAGGGAGACCGTATGCAGCTGGTCGGCGACCAACTGATCGGCGAAACGGCCGGGGAAGGTCATCAGGTGGTCGGTGGCGATGGAGCCGGTGACTGCAATACGCACGACGGGTCTGCTCCTGCGGAAGGCGTAGGGGCGGGCTGACGTGTAGCCACGCTACCCGCCGGGGTCGCGCGCCACCCGGTCATCCCGGACACTTGGAATGGCTGAAACTACCCAATAGTAGGTCTTTCTCCTCGGTATATGGCTGCGTACGGTGCCCCTATGACCAAACCTGTGAAAGCCGTCACACCGCGTGAGGGCGTCTCGCCCGCCGCGCAGGACCCCGAATCGCTCGACCAGCTGCGCGGCGACTGCGCACGGATGGCGGACCGGTGGACGTCCGGGCGGCGATCCACGCCCGCACCGGGGCGCGCCGCCGATCTGCACGGCGTCGAGGTCCCCTCCCGTTCGGCCGCGCTCGTCGACGGAATGTCCGAGTACGGCGACTGAAATGTCCCCGTACGGCGGCTGACCGGCCGCCCGGCCGGAACCGTATCGACCCCCGCTCCGTCCCATCGGCGTCACCTCACGGAGGATGGCACGTCAGATGTTCAGCGGAGCCGAAGGAGCGATGCGGTGAACACCGAGGACACCACCGACACCCCGAACCCCAAGGAGCGCAGGCGGCGCACCCCCGTGGTGGTCGCCTCGATGGCCGCGGCGGTACTTCTCGCCGGGGGCGGCGCGGCGTACTGGGTCTCGTCCGCGTCCAGCAACGAAGACGCGGGTGCAGCGGCCCAGGGCGACCCTCCACCGCTGGCGCTCGACGGCTACACCGGCGGCGGTTCGATCGCGGCCGGCGAGCCCAACCCGCAGGGCGCGAAGTACCGGGCGGTGGCGAAGCTGCCCGGCGGCCCGGCATCCGCGCCGGTGTACCGCCCCAAGGGCGAGATCAGCCGCGAGTCCGTGGAACGACTGGCGAAGGCCCTGGATGTGTCCGGAAAGGTCCGCTCGGAGGGCACCTCCTGGAAGGTCGGCGGGCCGACGCGGGACGCCCGCAGCCCCGTCCTGGAAGTGAAGAAGTCCGGCTCGGGCGCCTGGACGTACTCGCAGTACGGCACGCCGGGTGGTACGAACTGTGCCCTGCCCTCCTCCCCCAAGGGCGGCAAGGGCCAGGACCAGGCCGACGGCGCGGCGCCGTCGGGCCGGCCCGGCTGCCCCTCGTACCGCGGCGGCAGCGACGTCACGACCGAGGACGACAGCAAGGGCGCGGTGTCGCCGGAGAAGGCCGAGAAGGCCGTGCGGCCGGCGCTGAAGGCGCTCGGTCAGGAGAACGCCAGGCTGGACGCGGGCGGGCTGTCCGGCGCGGTGCGGATCGTCAGCGCGAATCCGGTGCTCGGCGGGCTGCCGACGTACGGCTGGCAGAGCGATCTGCAGGTCGGCTCGGACGGCCAGGTGGTCGGCGGCAGCGGCCAGTTGGCGAACCCGGCCAAGGGTGCGGACTATCCGGTGCTGGACGCCGCCAAGACGCTGGACCGGCTGAATACGGGCGAGGGCCGCACGCCGGCCGGCTGCCCCTCGACGCCCGGTGACAAGGGCGGCAAGGACGCCAAGGGGGGCAAGGGCGGCGGGATAGCGCCGTGCGAGCCGGCGCCGACGAAGGCGCAGCAGCCGTCGGAGGTGACCGGCGCCGTCTTCGGCCTCTCGGTGCAGTACGTGGACGGCGCGCAGGCGCTGGTGCCGTCGTGGCTGTACAAGGTGCGCCAGCCGGGCGCCGGCAGCGGTCCGGACGCCACCACGACGATCGCGCACCCGGCGGTGAACCCGAAGTACCTGGCCCACCGGGGCGGCGGGTCACCGAGCGCGGCGAAGCCGTCCGGCAAGCCCGGGGCGATGGCCCTGGAGTCGTACGCCGTGGGCGACGGCGGCAAGAAGCTGACGGTGCACTTCTGGGGCGGGGTGTGCAGCACCTACTCGGCGAGCGCCGAGGAGTCCGGCTCGGAGGTGAAGACCAAGGTCGTCGGCAAGGACAAGAAGCCGGGCCAGGTCTGCGTGAAGATCGCCAAGGAGTTCACCAAGACCGTGACGCTGCAGAAGCCGCTGGACGGCCGGAAGGTGGTCGATGTGTCGACCGGTGAGTCCGTGCCCAAGCGGTGACCGGACGCGGTGCGGGCCGCCCCGGCGGCACAGCGGCACCGGCCACCGCGGGCGGCCGCACGGAGACGGGAAAACGAAAGGCGGCACTCCCCCACTCGGGGGGGGCGCCGCCTTTCGGCGAGCTGCCGTGCTCCTCGGCCGGCGCCCGTACTCCTTGACCGGAGTCCGCGCGCGTCGGCCGGAGCCCGCGCTCCTTAGCTGAAGGAGTCGCCGCAGGCGCAGGAGCCGGTGGCGTTCGGGTTGTCGATCGTGAAGCCCTGCTTCTCGATGGTGTCGACGAAGTCGATGGAGGCACCGCCCAGGTAGGGGGCGCTCATCCGGTCGGTGACGACCTTGACGCCGTCGAAGTCCTTGACGACATCGCCGTCGAGCGAACGCTCGTCGAAGAAGAGCTGGTAGCGCAGACCGGAGCAGCCGCCGGGCTGAACGGCCACCCGCAGCGCGAGGTCCTCCCGGCCTTCCTGCTCCAGCAGGCTCTTGACCTTCGACGCGGCCGCGTCGGACAGGATGATGCCGTCGCTGACGGTGGTCTCGTCCTGAACGCTCATCTACATCTCTCCCGGGTTGTACGGACCGCTTGTCATCGGATGCAACCAGCTGCAACCGGCGACGTCCCGGATTAATTCCGGCTGGGCGCGAATTGCCGAGAAGCCGGTTTCCGGACACCGTCCGGGCGAGCCTCTCGCCTTGTTCTCTCCTCATGCTCGCACACCGGCCGCCGGGAACACGTGGCCGACCGCACACGGCGCAAGCCGAGGACCCACGGCACAGGCCAGGGGCACTGATGCGTCACATCGACACAATCGCCATCGTCAAAGTGACGTGAAGCGACTATGATAGATAGCGTCATATAGACGAAAAGGCTCCCGGTGGACCCACCGGCTCCCACGGATGCG is a genomic window of Streptomyces sp. Edi2 containing:
- a CDS encoding carbohydrate kinase family protein — translated: MRIAVTGSIATDHLMTFPGRFADQLVADQLHTVSLSFLVDQLDVRRGGVAANICFGMGQLGTAPILVGAAGNDFEEYRAWLDRHGVDTRSVRISEVLHTARFVCTTDADHNQIGSFYTGAMSEARLIELQHVAERVGGLDLVVIGADDPEAMIRHTEECRSRGIPFGADFSQQIARMDGDAIRTLLADAAYLFSNEYEKGLIESKTGWTDEEILAKVGTRVTTLGANGVRIERVGEPAIEVGVPEENAKADPTGVGDAFRAGFLSGLAWGVGLERAAQIGCMLATLVIETVGTQEYELHRSHFMDRFTKAYGHEAAAEVQQHLV
- the erpA gene encoding iron-sulfur cluster insertion protein ErpA — translated: MSVQDETTVSDGIILSDAAASKVKSLLEQEGREDLALRVAVQPGGCSGLRYQLFFDERSLDGDVVKDFDGVKVVTDRMSAPYLGGASIDFVDTIEKQGFTIDNPNATGSCACGDSFS